From the genome of Rhizobacter sp. AJA081-3:
CACCGGCGTGCTCGTGCCGTTGCCCAGATGCTGGATGCAGCCGATGTTGGCCGACACGATCACCTCGGCCGCCAGCGGCGCCAGGTGGCCGAGCTTGCGATCGCGCAACTGGTTCGAGAGCTCGGGCTGCAGCACCGAGTAGGTGCCGGCGGAGCCGCAGCACAGGTGCGACTCGACCGCCGCGAGCTTCACGTCGAAGCCGAGCTCGCCCAGGTGCGTCTCGACGCCGCCGCGCAGCTGCTGGCCGTGCTGCAGCGTGCAGGGCGGGTGGAAGGCGAGCTTGCGCGCGCCCTGGCGGCGCAGCTTCGGCTTCAGGCGCGGCACCAGGTCGGGCAGCAGCTCGCTGAGGTCCTTGGTGAGCGCGGTGATGCGCCGGGCGCGCTCGGCATAGGCCGGGTCGTGCGCCAGCGCGTGGCCGTAGTCCTTCACGGTGGCGCCGCAGGCCGAGGCGTTCATGACGATCGCCTCGACCTTGCCGGCCGAGACCAGCGGCCACCACGCATCGACGTTGCGCCGCATGTCGGCCAGGCCGCCTTCGGAGTCGCTCAGGTGCGTGCGCAGCGCGCCGCAGCAGCCCGCGCCGTCGGCCACCAGCGTCTGGATGCCGGCGGCGTCGAGCACGCGCGCGGTGGCGCTGTTGATGTTGGGCATCATCGCCGGCTGCACGCAGCCCATCAGCATCAGCACCTTGCGCTCGTGCTCGCGGGTGGGCCAGCGGTGCGCGTTCGCGGGCGCGCGCCCCGGCACCTTGGCCTGCAGCGTGGCGGGCAGCAGCGGGCGCACCCATTGCCCCATCTTCATCGCCGGGCCGAACAGCGGCGAGGTCAGGCCCTCCTTGAGCAGCCAGCGCACGGCCTTCTCGCCGGCGGGCCGCTCGACGCGCTCGTCCACCAGCTTGCGGCCGATGTCGACGAGGTGCCCGTACTGCACGCCCGAGGGGCAGGTGCTCTCGCAGTTGCGGCAGGTCAGGCAGCGGTCCAGGTGCTGCTGCGTGCTGCGCGTGACGGCCTTGCCCTCGAGCACCTGCTTGATCAGGTAGATGCGCCCGCGCGGGCCGTCGAGTTCGTCGCCGAGCAGCTGGTAGGTCGGGCAGGTGGCGGTGCAGAAGCCGCAGTGCACGCACTTGCGCAGGATGGCCTCGGCGGCATCGCCGTCGCGCGTGCCTTTGAACTCGGGGGCGAGCGTGGTCTGCATGAAAGGGTCCTGCGAAACGTGAAGGTCAGAACAGTCGGGCGATGAAGGGCATCAGCAGCGCGGCCAGCACCACCTGCACGCCCAGCGCCAGGCCGGCGTAGGCCCCGGCATCGGCGTGCACCTGCATCGCGCGGGCGGCGCCGATGCCGTGCGACGCCGTGCCCAGCGCGAAGCCGCGCACCTCGGGCTGGCTGATGCGCAGCGCGTCGAGCAGGTACTTGGCGCTGATCGCCCCCACCAGGCCGGTGACCACGGCGAAGGCCGCGGCCAGCGCCGGGATGCCGCCGAGCTGCTCGGCGATGCCCATGGCCACCGGCGCGGTGATCGACTTGGGCGCCAGCGAGCGCAGCACCGGCGCGGGCAGGCCGAGCGCCCAGCCCAGACCGACCGCCGAGCCGGCCGCCGCCGCACCCCCGGCCAGCGCGGCCGCCAGCACGGCCAAGGCGCGGGCACGCAGCTCGGCGCGGCGTTGCCACAGCGGCCAGGCCAACGCGACCACGGCGGGGCCGAGCAGGAAGTGGATGAACTGCGCGCCGGCGAAGTAGGTCGGGTAGGCGGTGCCACTGAGCGTCAGCAACACGGCCAGCGTGAGCACCGTCCACAGCACCGGGTTGGCCCAGGGCGCCTGGCCGACGCGTTCGTAGACGGTCTGCGCGAGCACGTACGTCACCAGCGTCGCGGTCAGCCCGAACAGCGGCGTGGCCGAGAGGTAGACCCAGAGTTCGACGAAGCTGTGCATGGCGGCGCGTTCGTTCAGCCGCGTGCGCGCAGCAGCGAGCGCAGCACCAGCGCCGTGACGGCCATGCCGATCCAGGTCGACAGCACGATGACCACCAGCATGCGTGCGCCGTACTGCGTGATCAGCCCGACATGCGTCATCACGCCCACGCCCACCGGCACGAACAGCAGCGAGAGGTGGCCGAGCAGCACGTCGGCTGCCGCGCCGACCGGGGCGCGTACGACGTTCCAGCGCAGTGCGACGAGCAGGATCAGCAGGCCCAGCACCGGGCCAGGCAACGGCAGGTGCAGCCATCGCGCCAGCACTTCGCCCGCGGATTGCGCGAGCAGCAGCCAGGCCAGGCCCTTCAGTGCGTCCATGGTGCGGCGGCGAGTGCCGTCACAGGCCGGGGTAGAGCCGGCCGGGGTTGAACACGCCGCTCGGGTCGAAGGACTTCTT
Proteins encoded in this window:
- a CDS encoding CidA/LrgA family protein, translating into MDALKGLAWLLLAQSAGEVLARWLHLPLPGPVLGLLILLVALRWNVVRAPVGAAADVLLGHLSLLFVPVGVGVMTHVGLITQYGARMLVVIVLSTWIGMAVTALVLRSLLRARG
- the glcF gene encoding glycolate oxidase subunit GlcF codes for the protein MQTTLAPEFKGTRDGDAAEAILRKCVHCGFCTATCPTYQLLGDELDGPRGRIYLIKQVLEGKAVTRSTQQHLDRCLTCRNCESTCPSGVQYGHLVDIGRKLVDERVERPAGEKAVRWLLKEGLTSPLFGPAMKMGQWVRPLLPATLQAKVPGRAPANAHRWPTREHERKVLMLMGCVQPAMMPNINSATARVLDAAGIQTLVADGAGCCGALRTHLSDSEGGLADMRRNVDAWWPLVSAGKVEAIVMNASACGATVKDYGHALAHDPAYAERARRITALTKDLSELLPDLVPRLKPKLRRQGARKLAFHPPCTLQHGQQLRGGVETHLGELGFDVKLAAVESHLCCGSAGTYSVLQPELSNQLRDRKLGHLAPLAAEVIVSANIGCIQHLGNGTSTPVRHWVEVLDDALG
- a CDS encoding LrgB family protein, translated to MHSFVELWVYLSATPLFGLTATLVTYVLAQTVYERVGQAPWANPVLWTVLTLAVLLTLSGTAYPTYFAGAQFIHFLLGPAVVALAWPLWQRRAELRARALAVLAAALAGGAAAAGSAVGLGWALGLPAPVLRSLAPKSITAPVAMGIAEQLGGIPALAAAFAVVTGLVGAISAKYLLDALRISQPEVRGFALGTASHGIGAARAMQVHADAGAYAGLALGVQVVLAALLMPFIARLF